One genomic region from Prochlorococcus marinus CUG1433 encodes:
- a CDS encoding galactose mutarotase, whose amino-acid sequence MKLESSNKDKGIFVFQLDKNNYFKFCPERGGVITNWVSDGNEILYFDEKRFMEKKKSIRGGIPILFPICGNLNTSSSVFGNDYLQLPQHGFARDLQWQYSFNKNEKLLCLFFNSSKKTKKYYPFDFELKIEVTLKINSLEFEITIHNKTDLAMPINFGLHPYFNISDFKNIEFVDNPLNCQDQERNTISNTLDELNKINLGVDLLMYTSGRSSFRDKIFKREVTLNHPYPFDLGVIWSDPPRRMICLEPWTSPRNSFVDGFRNIMIPSNDSKRLNASIQIKSLK is encoded by the coding sequence GTGAAACTTGAATCATCTAATAAGGACAAAGGAATTTTTGTCTTTCAATTAGATAAAAATAACTACTTCAAATTTTGTCCTGAAAGAGGAGGCGTAATAACAAATTGGGTTTCGGATGGTAATGAAATTCTTTATTTCGATGAAAAAAGATTTATGGAAAAGAAAAAAAGTATTAGGGGAGGCATTCCAATCTTGTTTCCAATATGCGGAAATCTAAATACTTCTAGTTCAGTATTTGGAAATGATTATTTGCAATTACCACAACATGGTTTCGCTAGGGATTTGCAATGGCAATACTCCTTCAATAAAAATGAAAAACTTTTATGCTTATTCTTCAATTCATCTAAAAAAACCAAAAAATATTATCCTTTCGATTTCGAACTAAAAATAGAAGTTACCTTAAAAATTAACTCTTTAGAATTTGAAATTACAATCCATAACAAAACAGACCTTGCTATGCCTATAAATTTTGGCTTGCATCCTTATTTTAATATTTCAGATTTCAAAAATATAGAGTTTGTTGATAATCCACTTAATTGTCAGGATCAAGAAAGAAATACTATAAGTAATACTTTGGATGAATTAAACAAAATTAATTTAGGAGTTGATTTACTTATGTATACTTCCGGTAGAAGCTCTTTTCGAGATAAAATTTTTAAAAGAGAGGTAACTTTAAATCATCCATATCCTTTTGATTTAGGGGTTATTTGGAGTGATCCTCCAAGAAGAATGATATGTCTCGAACCTTGGACTAGTCCACGAAATTCTTTTGTTGATGGATTTAGAAACATTATGATTCCTTCAAATGATAGTAAAAGGTTAAATGCCTCAATACAAATAAAATCTCTTAAGTAA
- a CDS encoding cation:proton antiporter has translation MYCLLAELSAHDLEVAETLIGVIRFLLIFLAARALAEVLVRLSLPTIVGELLAGVVIGASGFHLLIPPSAGTELNEGLVNVISSLASIPPEAVPDVYFESFPSLQAVATLGLYALLFLTGLESELEELVAVGAQAFTVAMAGVILPFAFGTLGLMFIFQVDLIPAVFAGASMTATSIGITASVFGELGYLKTREGQIVIGAAVLDDILGIVILAVVVALAAGGTLEIAPIVKLVAAAVVFVIAAIALSRTAAPGFDWLLDRLKAPGAVVVASFVILVLCCFVATAIGLEAALGAFAAGLILSSSKNNHAIQQSVLPLVSLFATIFFVLVGAGMDLSVINPFDPTSRSALVVAGFLLVVAIIGKIAAGWVFSSDKPTNRLVVGLGMMPRGEVGLIFLGLGTSAKLLTPSLEAAILLMVIGTTFLAPVLLRIVLKDKPPNDGNKISDDVAADPVGLL, from the coding sequence ATGTATTGTTTACTTGCTGAATTAAGTGCACATGATTTAGAAGTTGCTGAAACGCTGATAGGAGTTATAAGGTTTCTATTGATATTTTTAGCTGCAAGAGCATTAGCAGAAGTATTAGTAAGACTAAGTTTACCAACGATAGTGGGCGAGCTTCTTGCAGGGGTTGTAATAGGGGCATCAGGATTCCATTTGTTGATACCTCCCTCGGCTGGAACCGAATTAAATGAAGGACTTGTAAATGTTATTAGCTCGTTGGCTTCAATCCCCCCAGAAGCAGTACCTGATGTTTATTTCGAAAGTTTTCCATCACTCCAAGCAGTAGCAACTCTTGGCTTATATGCTCTTTTATTTTTAACAGGATTAGAAAGTGAGTTAGAGGAATTAGTAGCTGTAGGAGCTCAGGCTTTTACAGTTGCTATGGCTGGTGTAATTTTACCCTTTGCCTTTGGAACGCTTGGATTAATGTTTATTTTCCAGGTAGATCTAATTCCAGCAGTTTTTGCTGGAGCATCTATGACAGCGACAAGTATAGGAATTACTGCTAGTGTTTTTGGTGAGTTGGGATATTTAAAAACTAGAGAAGGACAGATTGTTATTGGTGCAGCAGTGCTAGACGATATTTTGGGAATTGTAATTCTTGCTGTTGTTGTGGCTCTTGCTGCAGGAGGTACATTAGAAATTGCTCCTATTGTTAAATTAGTTGCTGCAGCTGTAGTATTTGTTATTGCTGCTATCGCATTAAGCAGAACAGCAGCCCCAGGGTTTGATTGGTTATTAGATAGATTAAAGGCTCCTGGAGCCGTAGTGGTAGCTTCCTTTGTGATACTTGTGCTCTGTTGTTTTGTCGCAACAGCCATTGGATTGGAAGCAGCTTTAGGTGCTTTTGCAGCTGGACTAATTCTTAGTAGTTCTAAAAATAATCACGCAATTCAACAATCCGTTTTACCTTTAGTATCCTTATTCGCAACTATATTCTTCGTATTAGTAGGAGCTGGAATGGATTTATCAGTTATCAATCCATTTGATCCAACAAGTAGGTCAGCTCTTGTAGTTGCAGGATTTTTATTAGTTGTAGCAATCATTGGAAAAATTGCCGCCGGATGGGTATTTTCGAGTGATAAACCTACAAATAGGTTAGTTGTAGGTTTGGGCATGATGCCTAGAGGAGAGGTTGGTTTAATTTTCCTTGGGCTGGGAACAAGCGCTAAGTTGTTAACTCCTTCTCTTGAAGCAGCTATTTTATTAATGGTTATAGGAACTACATTTCTTGCACCTGTACTCTTGAGAATTGTTCTAAAAGATAAGCCACCAAATGATGGCAATAAAATTTCAGATGATGTTGCAGCTGATCCTGTAGGTCTTCTTTAG
- a CDS encoding DUF3252 domain-containing protein — MELSSKPILPGSLVVVKDTNSIYRGYKGFVQRVTKNRAAVLFEGGNWDKLITFQLKSLEIV, encoded by the coding sequence ATGGAATTATCGAGTAAACCAATACTCCCAGGTTCTTTAGTTGTTGTAAAAGATACTAACTCCATATACAGAGGATATAAAGGATTTGTACAGAGGGTTACAAAAAATAGAGCAGCTGTTCTTTTTGAAGGGGGTAATTGGGATAAACTCATCACTTTCCAACTAAAAAGTCTAGAAATAGTTTAA
- the rnc gene encoding ribonuclease III, whose product MMNKINQTRINEIISFLYSLKIKSKRFSEILKTKNIAVIQYFNQALTHSSNDKIINYEKLEFFGDAVLRLAASTFIEKTYPQMSVGERSELRAQIVSDEWLTKLGCKIGIEKVIIKGPKALGDENSRNTIIGEATEALIGALYKSFNSIQEVNLWLDDTWTKDSEVLLKAPYKYKAKSILQEWCQSKGLNLPIYKIIEKSKKNGDPKRFYCDILIGGLKESSAFGKSHKEAEKNAARNLIEKFMTSERF is encoded by the coding sequence ATTATGAATAAAATTAACCAAACAAGAATTAACGAAATAATTTCTTTTTTATATTCTCTAAAAATCAAATCAAAAAGATTTTCTGAAATTCTTAAAACAAAAAACATTGCAGTAATTCAATATTTTAACCAAGCATTAACTCATTCCTCAAATGACAAAATAATAAATTATGAGAAATTGGAATTTTTTGGAGATGCAGTTCTCAGACTAGCTGCATCGACATTTATTGAAAAAACATATCCTCAAATGAGTGTAGGTGAACGATCAGAGCTAAGAGCACAAATTGTTAGTGATGAATGGTTAACTAAATTAGGATGTAAAATTGGTATTGAGAAAGTAATCATAAAAGGGCCCAAAGCTCTTGGCGATGAAAATTCAAGAAACACCATTATTGGTGAAGCTACAGAAGCTTTAATAGGTGCTCTTTACAAAAGTTTTAATTCGATTCAAGAAGTTAATCTATGGCTAGATGATACTTGGACAAAAGACTCAGAAGTATTATTAAAAGCGCCTTATAAATACAAAGCTAAATCAATATTGCAAGAATGGTGTCAAAGTAAAGGCTTAAATTTACCAATATATAAAATAATTGAAAAATCAAAAAAAAATGGGGATCCAAAAAGATTTTATTGCGATATTTTGATCGGAGGATTAAAAGAGTCTTCTGCATTTGGCAAATCCCATAAAGAAGCAGAAAAAAATGCAGCAAGAAATTTAATAGAAAAGTTCATGACATCAGAAAGGTTCTAA
- a CDS encoding alpha/beta fold hydrolase — MEKTALIDSDVNFDWNFLNYPIHTVSAKPEKTVKEYAILLIHGFGASTDHWRFNIPVLSTKYEVHAIDLLGFGKSPKPQDVEYSGSLWKDQVVAYVKEKIKKPTIIVGNSLGGYAALAAGAELNELNAGVILLNAAGYFSEEKTIKKNMLQTSIETVAGIFLKNIVLQRLIFENMRNPKNIKKTLNQVYVDKKNVDDFLVESIRKPSLDFGAFNVFRSVFNPSGPQGLPLDKLFAKLNAPLLLLWGGKDPWMNTPKKRNLYKKFTPNNTKEIILDAGHCPHDEIPELVNQHILDWVDSL; from the coding sequence ATGGAAAAAACAGCTCTGATAGATAGTGATGTAAATTTTGACTGGAATTTTTTAAATTATCCAATACATACTGTTTCTGCTAAGCCAGAGAAAACAGTAAAAGAATACGCAATTTTATTAATTCATGGTTTTGGTGCTTCTACGGATCATTGGAGATTTAATATTCCTGTTTTGAGTACTAAATACGAAGTTCATGCAATAGATTTACTTGGTTTTGGAAAAAGTCCTAAGCCTCAAGACGTCGAATACTCAGGATCTTTATGGAAAGATCAGGTTGTCGCTTATGTAAAAGAGAAAATAAAAAAACCTACAATTATTGTTGGGAATTCATTAGGTGGTTATGCAGCATTAGCAGCTGGTGCAGAATTAAATGAGCTAAACGCTGGAGTGATCTTACTTAATGCTGCTGGATATTTTAGTGAAGAAAAAACTATCAAAAAGAATATGTTGCAAACTTCCATTGAAACAGTTGCCGGCATATTTTTGAAAAATATTGTTCTTCAACGTTTGATTTTTGAGAATATGAGAAATCCAAAAAATATTAAAAAAACTTTGAATCAAGTTTATGTTGATAAAAAAAATGTTGATGATTTTTTAGTTGAGTCAATAAGGAAGCCTTCTCTAGATTTCGGAGCTTTTAATGTTTTTAGAAGTGTATTTAACCCATCAGGTCCTCAGGGATTGCCATTAGATAAGCTATTCGCAAAACTAAATGCACCATTATTACTTCTTTGGGGAGGCAAAGATCCATGGATGAACACTCCAAAAAAAAGAAATCTATATAAAAAATTTACACCAAATAATACAAAAGAAATTATTCTTGATGCAGGACATTGTCCTCATGATGAGATACCTGAATTAGTTAATCAGCATATTTTGGATTGGGTTGATTCTCTTTAA
- a CDS encoding glycogen/starch/alpha-glucan phosphorylase has protein sequence MANLMNSNEPFDLRLPTPGCYLDPEKAGMDSDAVFQGMTAHLFYTLGKLATSASHHDLYMALSYAVKDRLMTRYLASQEVIRKKPQKTVAYLSAEFLIGPQLSNNLLNLGITQEAEDALKRFGIESLSTILEVEEEPGLGNGGLGRLAACYMESLASLQVPAVGYGIRYEFGIFNQLIRDGWQVEVTDKWLKGGWPWELPQPDESCFVGFGGRTESYRDDKGNYRSRWIPSEHAIGVPHDVPVLGYRVNTCDRLRLWRADATESFDFYAFNIGDYYGAVEEKVASETLSKVLYPNDGTDEGRRLRLKQQHFFVSCSLQDMLRSLEKRSIPITEFSKHWTVQLNDTHPAIAVAELMRLLIDQYQIGWDKAWNITTSSVAYTNHTLLPEALEKWDLGLFNDLLPRHLEIIYEINWRFLQQLRLRYPGDDKILQKLSIIDEEGSKSVRMAHLATIGAHHINGVAALHSDLIKRQLLPEFAELWPEKFTNVTNGVTPRRWVALSNPSLSNLLEKEVGPNWITNMELLKKLEEKKDDNNFLAKFEETKLNGKRKLASFIHAKTGILVDPSSLFDVQVKRIHQYKRQHLNALQIIAQYLRIKNGTNKFEVPRTIIFGGKAAPGYFMAKLMIRFINGIADVVNSDPDMDGLLRVVFLPDYNVKLGEIVYPATDLSEQISTAGKEASGTGNMKFAMNGALTIGTLDGANVELRDLVKKENFFLFGKTESEIMDLKDNNYSPKTFIDQCPELKEVIRLIEIGHFSNGDKELFKPLLNSLTGHDPFFVMADFEEYLNKQDEVSECWNNKKSWNKMALLNTARSGYFSSDRSIREYCKSIWKVSPMPVEITCDVEELTN, from the coding sequence ATGGCTAATCTAATGAATTCCAACGAACCCTTCGATCTACGCTTGCCTACTCCAGGCTGCTACTTAGATCCTGAGAAAGCTGGCATGGATTCTGATGCTGTTTTTCAAGGAATGACAGCACATTTATTTTATACCCTTGGAAAGTTGGCTACTTCTGCAAGTCATCACGACTTGTACATGGCTTTAAGTTATGCAGTTAAAGATAGGCTGATGACAAGATATTTAGCCAGCCAAGAAGTCATAAGAAAAAAACCACAAAAAACAGTAGCATACCTATCAGCAGAATTTTTAATTGGCCCTCAATTAAGTAATAATCTTCTTAATCTTGGAATAACTCAAGAGGCAGAAGATGCTTTAAAAAGATTTGGCATTGAATCATTGTCAACAATTCTTGAAGTTGAAGAGGAGCCTGGATTAGGAAATGGTGGACTTGGCAGGCTTGCAGCTTGTTATATGGAATCATTAGCATCTCTACAAGTTCCGGCAGTTGGTTATGGTATTAGATATGAATTTGGAATATTCAATCAGTTAATTAGAGATGGTTGGCAAGTTGAAGTAACTGACAAGTGGTTAAAAGGTGGATGGCCATGGGAACTTCCACAACCAGACGAATCTTGTTTCGTTGGTTTTGGAGGCAGAACTGAAAGTTACAGAGATGATAAAGGTAACTACAGATCAAGATGGATTCCTTCTGAACATGCTATTGGAGTTCCTCACGATGTTCCAGTTTTAGGATACAGAGTAAATACATGTGACAGATTAAGATTATGGAGAGCTGATGCAACAGAAAGTTTTGACTTTTATGCTTTCAATATTGGTGATTATTATGGTGCAGTTGAAGAAAAAGTTGCATCTGAAACACTTTCAAAAGTTCTATACCCAAATGATGGAACTGACGAAGGCAGAAGATTAAGACTAAAACAACAACACTTTTTTGTAAGTTGTTCTCTTCAAGATATGTTGAGAAGCCTTGAAAAAAGATCAATACCAATAACGGAATTCTCTAAGCATTGGACAGTCCAATTAAATGATACCCACCCTGCCATTGCAGTTGCTGAATTAATGCGACTTCTTATTGACCAATATCAAATAGGTTGGGATAAAGCTTGGAACATAACAACCTCTTCAGTTGCTTATACGAACCACACATTGCTACCAGAAGCTTTAGAAAAATGGGATCTAGGTTTATTTAACGATCTTCTTCCTCGTCATCTAGAAATTATTTATGAAATTAATTGGAGATTTCTACAACAATTAAGACTACGTTATCCTGGTGATGACAAGATCCTTCAAAAACTTTCAATAATTGATGAAGAAGGCTCTAAATCAGTTCGGATGGCCCACTTGGCTACAATTGGAGCCCATCATATAAATGGTGTTGCAGCTCTTCACTCAGATCTAATAAAAAGACAACTTCTGCCTGAATTTGCAGAATTATGGCCTGAAAAATTTACAAATGTAACTAATGGAGTTACTCCAAGGAGATGGGTCGCTCTATCTAATCCATCATTATCTAACCTTCTCGAAAAAGAAGTTGGTCCTAATTGGATAACAAATATGGAACTTCTTAAAAAGTTAGAAGAAAAAAAAGATGACAACAATTTTTTAGCAAAATTTGAAGAAACTAAACTAAATGGCAAAAGAAAATTAGCTAGTTTTATCCATGCAAAAACTGGAATACTTGTAGACCCATCAAGTTTATTTGATGTTCAAGTCAAAAGAATACATCAATATAAAAGGCAACATTTAAACGCTCTTCAAATTATCGCTCAATATTTAAGAATCAAAAATGGTACAAACAAATTTGAAGTCCCAAGAACAATAATATTCGGTGGTAAAGCTGCACCAGGTTACTTTATGGCAAAATTGATGATTAGATTCATTAATGGTATTGCAGATGTAGTTAATTCTGATCCAGATATGGATGGCTTATTAAGAGTTGTTTTTCTACCAGACTATAACGTTAAACTTGGTGAAATAGTATACCCTGCAACGGATCTTTCAGAACAAATCTCAACTGCTGGAAAAGAAGCATCTGGGACAGGAAACATGAAGTTTGCCATGAATGGAGCCTTAACAATTGGAACCTTAGATGGAGCAAATGTGGAATTAAGAGATCTTGTGAAAAAAGAGAATTTCTTCTTGTTCGGAAAAACAGAAAGTGAAATTATGGATTTAAAAGATAATAATTATTCGCCCAAAACTTTTATTGATCAATGTCCAGAACTAAAAGAAGTAATACGGTTAATTGAAATTGGACATTTTAGTAATGGGGATAAAGAATTATTTAAACCGCTTTTAAATAGCCTGACTGGACATGACCCATTTTTTGTAATGGCAGACTTCGAAGAATATTTGAATAAACAAGACGAAGTAAGTGAATGCTGGAACAATAAGAAATCTTGGAATAAAATGGCATTACTAAATACTGCGAGATCAGGATATTTTTCTTCAGATAGATCTATAAGAGAGTACTGCAAATCAATTTGGAAAGTTTCTCCAATGCCTGTAGAAATTACGTGCGATGTTGAAGAATTAACTAATTAA